TCGGGCTAGGAGCTTGGCGCGTGGCAAGCGGATGGCCGGCCGAGTACCGTGTTTCCGACCGCGAATGAGGCGGAGACTGCCGGCTTGCTGAGATGAAGCGTGACGCCACTCCCGAACCCTGTCTTGACGTGCCGGCGTGGCGCCTCTATCTTGCGAGAATGGTGGAGGAGACCATCGTGGAGTGCCCCTCCTGCGGCGAGCCGGTCCCCCTTGACGTAGACACCAGCGTTGCCGAGCAGAGCTACTACGAAGACTGCCCGGTTTGCTGCCGCC
This DNA window, taken from Vicinamibacteria bacterium, encodes the following:
- a CDS encoding CPXCG motif-containing cysteine-rich protein, yielding MKRDATPEPCLDVPAWRLYLARMVEETIVECPSCGEPVPLDVDTSVAEQSYYEDCPVCCRPMEVFVRSRPGQILSISVSAD